One segment of Streptomyces sp. NBC_00576 DNA contains the following:
- the mshD gene encoding mycothiol synthase encodes MTSDDTAPLAPPGLSRSIDTLATLTPEQADAVLALLADAARTDGQQAVSEQGRLQLRGGARQGVSHFLLTAGGELVGYAQLEDTDPVEAPAAELVVHPAHRGHGHGRALGSALLAASGKRLRVWAHGGHSAARHLAQVLGLTLFRELRQLRRPLTDLELPEPKLPEDVTVRTFLPGEDDAAWLAVNAAAFAHHPEQGSLTQRDLDDRKAEAWFDPEGFFLAFREGELIGFHWTKTHAAERLGEVYVIGLRPGAQGGGLGRALTTIGLRHLAQRGLPTAMLYVDADNTAAVSLYERLGFETHETDLMYRTES; translated from the coding sequence ATGACCAGCGACGACACCGCGCCCCTTGCCCCCCCCGGCCTGTCTCGTTCCATCGACACCCTGGCCACCCTCACCCCCGAGCAGGCCGACGCAGTCCTCGCACTGCTCGCGGACGCCGCCCGGACCGACGGCCAGCAGGCGGTGTCCGAGCAGGGACGGCTCCAACTGCGCGGGGGCGCCCGCCAGGGCGTGTCGCACTTCCTCCTGACCGCCGGCGGTGAACTCGTCGGCTACGCACAGCTGGAGGACACCGACCCGGTCGAGGCCCCGGCCGCCGAGCTGGTCGTCCACCCGGCCCACCGCGGTCACGGTCACGGGCGCGCCCTCGGTTCGGCCCTGCTGGCCGCCTCCGGCAAGCGGCTGCGCGTGTGGGCGCACGGCGGCCACTCCGCCGCCCGGCATCTGGCCCAGGTCCTCGGCCTGACCCTCTTCCGCGAACTGCGCCAGCTGCGCCGGCCGTTGACCGACCTGGAGCTGCCCGAGCCGAAGCTCCCGGAAGACGTGACGGTACGGACCTTCCTCCCCGGCGAGGACGACGCGGCCTGGCTCGCCGTGAACGCCGCCGCCTTCGCCCACCACCCCGAACAGGGCTCCCTCACCCAGCGCGACCTCGACGACCGCAAGGCCGAGGCCTGGTTCGACCCGGAGGGCTTCTTCCTCGCCTTCCGCGAGGGCGAACTCATCGGCTTCCACTGGACGAAGACGCACGCGGCGGAGCGCCTCGGCGAGGTGTACGTCATCGGTCTGCGCCCCGGGGCCCAGGGCGGCGGCCTCGGCCGGGCGCTCACGACGATCGGCCTGCGCCATCTGGCCCAGCGCGGGCTGCCCACGGCGATGCTGTACGTCGACGCGGACAACACGGCGGCGGTGAGCCTGTACGAGCGACTCGGCTTCGAGACCCACGAGACGGACCTCATGTACCGAACAGAGTCGTAG
- a CDS encoding GntR family transcriptional regulator: MVEYRIDRRTGVATYLQIVQQTKQALRLGLLEPGDKLPTAREVVEATAINPNTVLKAYRELEREGLVEARRGLGTFVRKSLGAAPADSPFGAELADWAGRARAAGLERDDVAALFTSVLDTHFKGDQG; this comes from the coding sequence GTGGTCGAGTACCGCATCGACAGACGCACCGGCGTCGCCACCTATCTGCAGATCGTCCAGCAGACCAAACAGGCCCTACGTCTGGGCCTGTTGGAACCCGGCGACAAGCTGCCCACGGCCCGTGAGGTCGTGGAGGCCACCGCCATCAATCCGAACACCGTCCTGAAGGCCTACCGCGAGCTGGAGCGCGAAGGCCTGGTCGAGGCGCGGCGAGGCCTCGGCACGTTCGTCCGCAAGTCGCTGGGGGCCGCCCCGGCGGACTCCCCCTTCGGGGCCGAACTGGCCGACTGGGCCGGCCGGGCCCGCGCGGCCGGACTCGAACGGGACGACGTGGCGGCGCTGTTCACTTCCGTACTCGACACGCATTTCAAGGGGGACCAAGGATGA
- a CDS encoding ABC transporter ATP-binding protein has translation MEAAGLGKRFGRKGWALRECTFRLPAGRVCAVVGPNGAGKSTLLAHAAGLLRPTEGTLTVLGTSPAEARERMAYVAQDKPLHPQLTVADTLRLGRELNPRRWDAAVAEGVVADGALDPDAKIRTLSGGQRTRVALALALGKRPELLLLDEPMADLDPLARHELMGTLMADAADNGTTVVMSSHVVAELEGSCDHVLLLGAGQVRLAGPLDDLLGAHALVTGPAADLDGHTVIESRTTGRQTTALIRSGGRLAGTWQSATPTLEELVLAHLRSPAAPALHIDEAESAEAAV, from the coding sequence ATGGAGGCGGCCGGACTGGGCAAGCGGTTCGGCCGGAAGGGCTGGGCGCTGCGCGAGTGCACGTTCCGGCTGCCGGCCGGGCGCGTCTGCGCGGTCGTCGGGCCCAACGGCGCCGGCAAGTCGACGCTGCTGGCCCACGCGGCCGGGCTGCTCAGGCCCACCGAGGGCACGCTCACCGTCCTCGGCACCAGCCCGGCGGAGGCGCGTGAACGCATGGCGTACGTCGCCCAGGACAAGCCCCTGCACCCCCAGCTCACCGTCGCGGACACCCTCCGCCTGGGCCGGGAGCTCAACCCACGGCGCTGGGACGCGGCCGTCGCCGAGGGCGTCGTCGCGGACGGCGCCCTCGACCCCGACGCCAAGATCCGCACCCTCTCCGGCGGCCAGCGCACCCGGGTCGCACTCGCCCTCGCCCTCGGCAAGCGCCCCGAACTGCTGCTCCTGGACGAGCCGATGGCCGACCTCGACCCGCTCGCCCGGCACGAGCTGATGGGCACCCTGATGGCCGACGCCGCCGACAACGGCACCACGGTTGTCATGTCCTCGCACGTTGTCGCCGAGCTGGAGGGCTCCTGCGACCACGTCCTCCTCCTGGGCGCCGGCCAGGTCCGCCTCGCCGGCCCGCTGGACGACCTGCTCGGCGCCCACGCCCTGGTCACCGGCCCGGCCGCCGACCTCGACGGCCACACGGTGATCGAGTCCCGTACGACGGGCCGCCAGACCACCGCCCTCATCCGCTCCGGGGGCCGCCTCGCCGGCACCTGGCAGAGCGCCACCCCCACCCTGGAGGAACTGGTCCTCGCCCACCTCCGCTCCCCCGCGGCACCGGCGCTGCACATCGACGAAGCCGAGTCGGCGGAGGCCGCCGTATGA
- a CDS encoding ABC transporter permease — protein MTATALAAPKQPAKQRTRRLHGLPWTLLRVHRSALWFWLLYVTVTAGVILWTYGPGADSALAELARSGCGDGTPNLGCDMASANMSRWDTGMALGSGLMAVAPFLTAAWAGGALIGRELENGTAQLAWTQSVSPARWLAGKLAVPAVLIVTGTLLLTVLHRMMWTSHPELARWYGSWNWYDPQIFNANGISATAYALLGLALGVLAGMIARRSLPGLGIGIVGIGIVVQQFQSLRPHLWPAETRKSPIGFEAPDGMIVGKGSYTSTGARIPDLLCGDSTACVTRNDVAGVYLDFHPVSHFWPLQLMETGLLLALAAVAALAAFVLLKRRTGATR, from the coding sequence ATGACCGCCACCGCACTCGCGGCACCCAAGCAACCCGCGAAGCAGCGCACCCGCCGTCTCCACGGCCTCCCCTGGACCCTGCTGCGCGTGCACCGCTCCGCACTCTGGTTCTGGCTGTTGTACGTCACCGTGACCGCCGGCGTGATCCTGTGGACGTACGGGCCGGGCGCGGACTCGGCCCTGGCGGAACTGGCCAGGTCGGGCTGCGGTGACGGCACTCCGAACCTCGGCTGCGACATGGCGAGCGCGAACATGAGCCGCTGGGACACGGGCATGGCCCTCGGCAGCGGTCTCATGGCCGTCGCCCCGTTCCTGACCGCCGCTTGGGCGGGCGGCGCGCTCATCGGCCGTGAGCTGGAGAACGGCACCGCACAGCTGGCCTGGACACAGTCCGTGTCCCCGGCGCGCTGGCTGGCCGGCAAGCTCGCGGTACCGGCCGTACTGATCGTCACCGGCACTCTCCTCCTCACCGTCCTGCACCGCATGATGTGGACGTCCCACCCCGAACTGGCGCGCTGGTACGGCAGTTGGAACTGGTACGACCCCCAGATCTTCAACGCCAACGGCATCTCCGCCACCGCCTACGCCCTGCTCGGCCTGGCCCTCGGCGTCCTCGCGGGCATGATCGCGCGCCGCTCGCTGCCCGGGCTGGGCATCGGAATCGTCGGCATCGGCATCGTCGTACAGCAGTTCCAGTCCCTGCGCCCACACCTGTGGCCGGCCGAGACCCGGAAGAGCCCCATCGGGTTCGAGGCCCCCGACGGCATGATCGTCGGCAAGGGCTCCTACACCTCCACCGGCGCCCGCATCCCCGACCTGCTCTGCGGCGACAGCACCGCGTGCGTCACCCGCAACGACGTCGCCGGCGTCTACCTCGACTTCCACCCCGTCTCCCACTTCTGGCCCCTCCAGCTCATGGAGACCGGCCTCCTCCTCGCCCTCGCGGCGGTGGCCGCACTGGCCGCGTTCGTCCTCCTCAAGCGCCGCACGGGAGCCACCCGATGA
- a CDS encoding ABC transporter permease, with the protein MTTTTARTAPARPRRTLALPGLVRATLRLHRWALWFLLLLVAVAAGATLWIYGWGTDAAFTEFVRRGCVDAVTGDSCDFAGPAYTRYDTAEDISGGLINLLPLLAALWAGAALIGRELENGTAQLAWTQSVSPARWLAAQLAVPAVLITAGTLLLALLHHLAWGAHAELFRGRGPRQWHDNSNYFANGALVPAYALLGLAVGALMGLLVRRSMAALGTTFFAFLTLEFVISLLRPYLWPVETLTSKNGYPDYIGMVVDDGALTSTGKHITDPICVADTQCLARHDVVGYYRDYHPSSHFWPLQLMETGLVLALAAAATAAAFWLLRRRTV; encoded by the coding sequence ATGACCACGACCACCGCACGCACGGCCCCCGCGAGACCGCGGCGCACCCTCGCCCTCCCGGGCCTCGTCCGGGCCACCCTCCGCCTGCACCGCTGGGCCCTCTGGTTCTTGCTGCTGCTGGTCGCCGTGGCCGCCGGGGCGACGCTGTGGATATACGGCTGGGGGACCGACGCGGCCTTCACCGAGTTCGTCCGCAGGGGCTGCGTCGACGCGGTCACCGGCGACAGCTGCGACTTCGCCGGCCCTGCGTACACCCGCTACGACACCGCCGAGGACATCAGCGGCGGCCTCATCAACTTGCTACCGCTGCTCGCGGCCCTCTGGGCGGGCGCCGCGCTCATCGGCCGCGAGCTGGAGAACGGCACGGCCCAGCTGGCCTGGACCCAGTCCGTGTCCCCGGCCCGCTGGCTCGCCGCCCAGCTCGCCGTACCGGCCGTACTGATCACCGCGGGCACCCTCCTCCTCGCTCTCCTGCACCACCTGGCGTGGGGCGCGCACGCCGAGCTGTTCCGCGGGAGGGGGCCCCGGCAGTGGCATGACAACAGCAACTACTTCGCGAACGGCGCCCTCGTCCCCGCGTACGCCCTGCTCGGCCTTGCGGTCGGCGCCCTGATGGGACTGCTCGTACGACGGTCCATGGCCGCTCTCGGCACCACCTTCTTCGCCTTCCTGACCCTTGAGTTCGTGATCTCGTTGCTGCGTCCGTACCTGTGGCCGGTCGAGACCCTGACCAGCAAGAACGGCTACCCGGACTACATCGGCATGGTCGTCGACGACGGCGCCCTGACCTCCACCGGGAAGCACATCACCGACCCGATCTGCGTCGCCGACACCCAGTGCCTCGCCCGCCACGACGTCGTCGGCTACTACCGCGACTACCACCCGTCCTCCCACTTCTGGCCCCTCCAGCTCATGGAGACCGGCCTGGTCCTCGCCCTCGCCGCCGCCGCGACGGCCGCCGCCTTCTGGCTGCTGCGCCGCCGCACGGTCTGA
- a CDS encoding RNA degradosome polyphosphate kinase, with protein MSQPNAQSQVQHAQPSVGSLTSHRPHTVSAVVSDLEPDIDADLDEYEEAPYDGELLPQGRFLDRERSWLAFNERVLELAEDPDTPLLERANFLAIFASNLDEFFMVRVAGLKRRIATGVATRSASGLQPREVLEMIWARSRELMARHAACYQEDVAPALAEEGVHLVRWSELTEKEQARLFTLFRHQIFPVLTPLAVDPAHPFPYISGLSLNLAVIVRNPVSGHRHFARVKVPPLLSRFLEASPSRYVPLEDVIAAHLEELFPGMEVLEHHAFRLTRNEDLEVEEDDAENLLQALEKELMRRRFGPPVRLEVEESIDRYVLDMLVRELKITEAEVYPLPGPLDLTGLFGISSLDRPELKFPKFIAGTHRDLAEVESSSAPDIFAALRERDVLLHHPYDSFSTSVQAFLEQAALDDDVLAIKQTLYRTSGDSPIVDALIEAAEAGKQVLVLVEIKARFDEQANIKWARKLEESGCHVVYGLVGLKTHCKLSLVVRQEGDTLRRYSHVGTGNYHPKTARLYEDLGLLTADQQVGADLSDLFNRLSGYSRRETYRRLLVAPKSLRDGLISRINKEVQHHRAGRPAYVRIKVNSMVDEALIDSLYRASQAGVPCDIWVRGICAVRPGVPGLSENIKVRSVLGRFLEHSRLFAFGNGGEPEVWFGSADMMHRNLDRRIEALVRVTDPAHRAALSRMLETGMSDLTQSWHLGPDGEWTRHATDSEGHPLRHVQEMLIDARRRRRGPATP; from the coding sequence ATGAGCCAGCCAAACGCCCAGTCGCAGGTCCAGCACGCGCAGCCGTCCGTCGGTTCTCTGACGTCCCACCGCCCGCACACAGTGTCGGCCGTGGTCTCCGACCTGGAACCCGACATCGACGCCGACCTCGACGAGTACGAGGAGGCCCCCTACGACGGCGAGCTGCTGCCGCAGGGCCGCTTCCTCGACCGGGAGCGCAGCTGGCTCGCGTTCAACGAGCGGGTGCTCGAACTGGCCGAGGATCCCGACACCCCCCTTCTCGAACGGGCTAACTTCCTGGCGATCTTCGCCAGCAACCTGGACGAGTTCTTCATGGTCCGGGTGGCCGGCCTGAAGCGCCGCATAGCCACCGGTGTGGCCACCCGTTCCGCGTCCGGCCTCCAGCCCCGCGAGGTCCTGGAGATGATCTGGGCCCGCTCCCGCGAGCTCATGGCCCGGCACGCCGCCTGCTACCAGGAGGACGTGGCCCCGGCGCTCGCCGAGGAGGGCGTGCACCTGGTCCGCTGGAGCGAGCTGACGGAGAAGGAGCAGGCCCGCCTGTTCACCCTCTTCCGCCACCAGATCTTCCCGGTCCTCACCCCGCTGGCCGTCGACCCGGCGCACCCCTTCCCGTACATCTCGGGCCTCTCCCTGAACCTCGCGGTGATCGTCCGCAACCCGGTGAGCGGACACCGCCACTTCGCGCGCGTGAAGGTACCGCCGCTGCTGTCCCGCTTCCTGGAGGCCTCCCCGAGCCGGTACGTGCCCCTCGAGGACGTCATCGCCGCGCACCTCGAAGAGCTGTTCCCCGGCATGGAGGTCCTGGAGCACCACGCCTTCCGCCTCACCCGCAACGAGGATCTGGAGGTCGAGGAGGACGACGCCGAGAACCTCCTGCAGGCCCTGGAGAAGGAACTGATGCGGCGCCGCTTCGGGCCGCCGGTGCGCCTGGAGGTCGAGGAGTCCATCGACCGGTACGTCCTCGACATGCTGGTACGGGAGTTGAAGATCACCGAGGCCGAGGTGTACCCGCTGCCGGGTCCGCTGGACCTCACCGGCCTCTTCGGTATCTCCTCCCTCGACCGGCCCGAGCTGAAGTTCCCCAAGTTCATCGCCGGCACCCACCGCGACCTGGCCGAGGTCGAGTCGTCGTCCGCGCCGGACATCTTCGCCGCCCTGCGCGAACGGGACGTCCTCCTCCACCACCCGTACGACAGCTTCTCCACCTCCGTCCAGGCCTTCCTGGAGCAGGCGGCGCTCGACGACGACGTCCTCGCCATCAAGCAGACCCTGTACCGGACCTCGGGCGACTCCCCGATCGTGGACGCCCTCATCGAGGCCGCCGAGGCCGGCAAGCAGGTCCTCGTGCTCGTCGAGATCAAGGCCCGCTTCGACGAGCAGGCGAACATCAAGTGGGCACGGAAGCTGGAGGAGTCCGGCTGCCACGTCGTGTACGGGCTCGTCGGCCTGAAGACCCACTGCAAGCTGTCCCTGGTGGTCCGGCAGGAGGGCGACACGCTGCGCCGCTACTCCCATGTCGGCACCGGCAACTACCACCCCAAGACGGCCCGCCTGTACGAGGACCTGGGCCTCCTGACAGCCGACCAGCAGGTGGGCGCGGACCTCTCGGACCTGTTCAACCGCCTGTCCGGCTACTCCCGCCGCGAGACCTACCGACGCCTCCTGGTGGCCCCCAAGTCCCTGCGGGACGGCCTGATCTCGCGGATCAACAAGGAGGTCCAGCACCACCGTGCCGGACGCCCCGCGTATGTCCGTATCAAGGTCAACTCGATGGTGGACGAGGCGCTCATCGACTCGCTGTACCGCGCCTCCCAGGCAGGCGTCCCGTGCGACATCTGGGTCCGCGGCATCTGCGCCGTACGGCCCGGAGTCCCCGGCCTCTCCGAGAACATCAAGGTCCGTTCCGTCCTCGGCCGCTTCCTCGAACACTCCCGGCTCTTCGCCTTCGGCAACGGCGGCGAGCCCGAGGTGTGGTTCGGCAGCGCCGACATGATGCACCGCAACCTCGACCGCCGCATCGAGGCACTCGTCAGGGTCACGGACCCGGCCCACCGGGCCGCGCTCAGCCGAATGCTGGAAACCGGCATGTCCGACCTCACCCAGTCCTGGCACCTGGGCCCGGACGGCGAGTGGACCCGGCACGCGACGGACTCCGAGGGCCATCCGCTGCGGCACGTCCAGGAGATGCTCATAGACGCCCGGAGGCGCAGGCGTGGCCCAGCAACACCTTGA
- a CDS encoding CHAD domain-containing protein: MAQQHLDPTDPTTAGPVTADALADYLRAQATEFLRALRLHRETGPGSASPGQEPGNAARALHHAARRITGTLHTFRPLLDPTWSEAMHPELAWLSGTLAREHAYAARQERLLLALQRLSGAAPFPTQPAVDSRTRPAVGSRSAGADPVPLKAEPGTAGPQSHPAPPDRSNLTVGAAKAGALLERQLTLARTRAHSAALQALGSSRFHAVADNVAVLASEVPLTPTATTADLRPLATAAHDRLCDAVTALPLLTAGHPYNAEALVHGLSPDPAPHPQDAPWHHVRLLLRLRRYAHEVLEGDEARVDVRMLTAGTALNRHRDASEAAAAAAAAARTPRIAPATAYALGVLHADQRHEVEAARFAFQQSWEKKAMSTR, translated from the coding sequence GTGGCCCAGCAACACCTTGACCCGACCGACCCCACGACGGCCGGCCCCGTGACGGCGGACGCCCTGGCGGACTACCTACGGGCGCAGGCGACGGAGTTCCTCCGCGCCCTGCGCCTGCACAGGGAGACCGGCCCGGGCTCCGCCTCCCCCGGGCAGGAGCCCGGGAACGCGGCCCGCGCCCTGCACCACGCGGCCCGCCGCATCACGGGCACCCTCCACACCTTCCGCCCCCTCCTGGACCCCACCTGGTCGGAGGCGATGCACCCCGAACTGGCCTGGCTCTCGGGCACCCTGGCCAGGGAACACGCCTACGCGGCCCGCCAGGAACGCCTGCTACTGGCCCTGCAGCGCCTGTCGGGGGCGGCACCTTTCCCGACGCAACCAGCTGTGGACAGTCGAACCCGCCCAGCTGTGGGCAGTCGTTCCGCTGGGGCGGATCCCGTCCCACTGAAAGCGGAACCCGGCACCGCCGGCCCCCAGTCCCACCCGGCGCCCCCGGACCGCAGCAACCTGACAGTAGGTGCAGCGAAAGCAGGCGCCCTGCTGGAACGCCAACTGACCCTGGCCCGCACCCGAGCCCACTCGGCAGCCCTGCAGGCCCTCGGCTCAAGCCGCTTCCACGCGGTGGCCGACAACGTCGCGGTCCTCGCCAGCGAAGTCCCCCTCACCCCCACCGCCACCACCGCCGATCTACGCCCCCTGGCCACCGCGGCCCACGACCGCCTCTGCGACGCCGTGACCGCCCTCCCCCTCCTCACCGCCGGCCACCCCTACAACGCCGAGGCCCTCGTCCACGGCCTCTCCCCCGACCCGGCCCCCCACCCCCAGGACGCCCCCTGGCACCACGTACGCCTCCTCCTGCGCCTGCGCCGCTACGCCCACGAGGTCCTGGAGGGCGACGAAGCCCGCGTCGACGTACGGATGCTGACGGCCGGCACGGCACTCAACCGGCACCGGGACGCGTCCGAGGCCGCCGCGGCGGCGGCAGCGGCGGCCCGCACCCCACGCATCGCCCCGGCGACGGCGTACGCACTCGGCGTGCTCCACGCCGACCAGCGCCACGAGGTCGAGGCGGCACGGTTCGCGTTCCAGCAGTCCTGGGAGAAGAAGGCGATGAGTACGAGGTGA
- a CDS encoding NUDIX hydrolase produces the protein MAAGCVLWRRSPVDGGLEICLVHRPKYDDWSHPKGRLKRDEETLVAALREVKEETGYEAAPGAPLTTSHYEANGRPKQVSYWAAEATSGAFAPNDEVDRILWLPSAAARERLTQPRDKDLIDELPALPTE, from the coding sequence CTGGCCGCGGGCTGCGTCCTGTGGCGTCGCTCGCCCGTGGACGGCGGCCTGGAGATCTGCCTCGTCCACCGGCCGAAGTACGACGACTGGTCGCACCCGAAGGGCCGCCTGAAGCGGGACGAGGAGACACTCGTCGCAGCGCTGCGCGAGGTCAAGGAGGAGACGGGCTACGAAGCCGCCCCCGGCGCTCCCCTCACCACCTCCCACTACGAGGCCAACGGCCGCCCCAAACAGGTGAGTTACTGGGCGGCGGAGGCAACGTCCGGCGCCTTCGCCCCGAACGACGAGGTCGACCGCATCCTGTGGCTGCCCTCAGCGGCGGCCCGCGAACGCCTGACCCAGCCCCGCGACAAGGACCTGATCGACGAACTTCCGGCCCTGCCGACGGAGTAG
- a CDS encoding metal-sensitive transcriptional regulator has product MTTTEAGAETPDVATDVVSDVVSDVVTDHDRGVHGYHKQKDEHLKRLRRIEGQIRGLQRMVDEDVYCIDILTQVSASTKALQSFALQLLEEHLRHCVADAALKGGTEIDAKVEEATKAIGRLLRT; this is encoded by the coding sequence ATGACGACCACCGAGGCCGGCGCGGAGACGCCCGATGTGGCGACCGACGTGGTGAGTGATGTGGTGAGCGATGTGGTGACCGATCACGATCGGGGTGTGCACGGGTACCACAAGCAGAAGGACGAGCACCTGAAGCGGCTGCGCCGGATCGAGGGGCAGATCCGCGGGCTCCAGCGGATGGTCGACGAGGACGTCTACTGCATCGACATACTCACGCAGGTCTCCGCCTCCACCAAGGCTCTCCAGTCCTTCGCGCTCCAGCTCCTGGAGGAGCACCTGCGGCACTGTGTCGCGGACGCGGCCCTCAAGGGCGGTACCGAGATCGACGCGAAGGTGGAGGAGGCGACCAAGGCGATCGGTCGTCTGCTGCGTACCTGA